In Juglans microcarpa x Juglans regia isolate MS1-56 chromosome 4S, Jm3101_v1.0, whole genome shotgun sequence, a single window of DNA contains:
- the LOC121263031 gene encoding LOW QUALITY PROTEIN: mitochondrial outer membrane import complex protein METAXIN-like (The sequence of the model RefSeq protein was modified relative to this genomic sequence to represent the inferred CDS: inserted 1 base in 1 codon) — MEEGVNSERDEYTLVARKPGFGLPTACPSCLPVYIYLKFAQLPFLLDFNCTYPDSDQIPYIESGDYVAYNNENGGXIESLKKDGIVDLDSEFCSLPEWISTKAMVSSWLEDALMYELWVDGTSAQKIYYNDLPWPIGKVLFLKQVHSVKQCLGITKDNAEQKEEEIYKRANIAYGALSTRLGEQNFFFENRPSSVDAIFLAHALLTLQALPETSLLRTKLLEHGNLVKYAEKLELELIEAGSSSSSVPSFQSDPPTSSSTSSSRRGPPNWSSKPRSKPKRQKTEEDKTFRRRAKYFLATQLVAVLLFFSFISKSDEEVEIDEDEGYGYDD; from the exons ATGGAGGAGGGAGTGAATAGCGAGAGAGACGAGTACACTCTGGTCGCAAGGAAGCCCGGTTTTGGTCTCCCTACCGCATGCCCTTCTTGCCTACCTGTTTACATCTACCTCAAATTTGCTCAGCTCCCCTTCCTTTTGGATTTCAACTGTACCTACCCCGACTCTG ATCAAATTCCTTACATTGAGTCTGGTGATTATGTGGCCTATAATAATGAGAACGGCG tgattgaaagtttaaaaaaggaTGGTATTGTTGATTTGGACTCCGAGTTCTGCTCATTACCAGAATGGATATCAACAAAAGCAATGGTTAGTTCTTGGCTTGAAGATGCGCTTATGTATGAACTTTGGGTGGATGGGACTTCTGCCCAGAAGATCTATTATAATGATCTTCCATGGCCGATAGGAAAGGTTCTGTTCTTGAAGCAAGTCCACTCTGTAAAGCAGTGCCTTGGAATAACTAAGGACAATGCCGAGCAAAAGGAAGAAGAG ATTTACAAGAGAGCAAACATTGCGTATGGAGCTTTGTCAACTAGGTTAGGGGAGCAGAACTTTTTCTTTGAGAACAG GCCATCTAGTGTGGATGCAATTTTCCTTGCACATGCACTTTTGACTCTTCAAGCATTACCT GAAACATCATTGCTGCGGACCAAACTCTTAGAGCATGGTAATCTTGTAAAGTATGCTGAAAAGCTCGAGTTAGAGTTGATAGAGGCtggttcttcatcttcttcggtCCCATCCTTTCAGTCAGACCCACCAACATCATCTTCAACATCATCTTCAAGAAGGGGTCCTCCAAACTGGA GTTCAAAGCCCAGGAGCAAACCCAAAAGGCAAAAGACTGAGGAGGATAAAACTTTTAGAAGAAGGGCCAAATATTTTTTGGCAACACAGCTCGTTGCAGTTCtacttttcttctctttcataAGTAAATCTGATGAGGAAGTGGAGATTGACGAAGATGAAGGGTATGGTTATGATGACTGA
- the LOC121262850 gene encoding protein ALTERED PHOSPHATE STARVATION RESPONSE 1-like has translation MGCSTSKLDDEEAVQLCKDRKRLIKEAVEQRSRFASGHIAYIQSLKRVSAALHDYIEGDEPREFLLDSFITPPVKKSSPGFITISSKTLSSTPIQSQPNSCLKINYLRPGGEPAVFVEERPQSPETVRVETYSPMHPYGIDGFFGTQSMSSSFFSYSPNNGPNIPPSSPQTSQWDFFWNPFSSLDYYGYHTRSNLDHTVMYDDIRGLRQVREEEGIPELEEETEQEESDYKVNLTDERTKPDINFPREGIVEDIDEDEDEDEDEDDEEEIDGETETEHQEAGLQSHRATMDVSKAQTTGKVEINNKEMAIGDQESKEETPGFTVYVNRRPTSMTEVVKDLETQFMIVCNSANEVSALLEASRAHYASTNNELTPLKMLNPIALFRSASSRSSSSRFLVNSSSSRDEGDESSSDYSEESCLCSGSHQSTLDRLYAWEKKLYDEVKSGEKVRIAYDKKCMQLRNQDIRGDDPTAVDKTRVAIRDLHTQIKVSMHSVEAISKRIEALRDEELQPQLLELAQVLARMWKVMAECHQSQKRTLDEAKLLLAGMPSKIYAKKHYYMSLTEPHRLARSAANLETELRNWQVCFESWITSQRSYVHALTGWILRCVRSDPDTSKAPFSPSRSSGTLPIFGLCIQWLKIFNEILETPVLDGLDFFAAGMGSLYAQQQREDSRRTPFGSKRNGLEEFEGNMKMVEVGQVEEEGMTAEKMAEVAIRVLCAGMSAAMTSLTEFSITSAERYEELVKQWENTKRLHSSSGTEM, from the exons ATGGGATGTTCCACATCAAAGCTGGATGATGAAGAGGCAGTTCAGCTTTGTAAAGATCGGAAGAGATTGATAAAAGAGGCTGTTGAGCAGAGAAGTCGATTTGCCTCTGGACACATAGCCTATATTCAGTCCTTAAAAAGAGTTTCAGCTGCTCTTCATGATTATATCGAAGGGGATGAGCCTCGTGAGTTCTTATTAGATTCATTCATAACCCCACCTGTAAAGAAATCCAGTCCTGGTTTCATCACTATATCATCCAAAACCTTATCATCAACACCAATTCAGTCTCAGCCTAattcatgtttgaaaataaattacctAAGACCGGGTGGGGAGCCAGCTGTATTTGTTGAGGAGAGACCTCAATCACCAGAGACTGTCCGAGTTGAAACTTACTCGCCAATGCACCCTTATGGCATTGATGGCTTTTTTGGGACACAATCCATGAGTTCTTCATTCTTCTCTTATTCCCCTAACAATGGACCCAATATTCCTCCATCTTCACCTCAAACATCCCAATGGGATTTCTTTTGGAATCCATTTTCATCATTGGACTACTATGGCTACCACACACGTAGTAATCTTGATCATACAGTCATGTATGATGATATTAGAGGTCTTAGGCAGGTCCGAGAAGAAGAAGGGATTCcagaattagaagaagaaacTGAACAAGAAGAATCTGATTATAAGGTAAACCTGACCGATGAAAGAACTAAACCTGATATAAATTTCCCAAGGGAAGGAATTGTTGAAGATATcgatgaggatgaggatgaagatgaagacgaagatgatgaggaagaaaTAGATGGTGAAACTGAAACTGAGCATCAGGAGGCAGGCTTACAATCGCATCGTGCAACCATGGATGTATCAAAAGCTCAAACCACGGGAAAAgttgaaattaacaataaagaaATGGCAATCGGAGATCAAGAATCCAAGGAAGAAACACCAGGTTTTACTGTTTATGTTAACCGCAGGCCAACAAGCATGACAGAAGTTGTCAAGGATCTTGAAACTCAATTCATGATTGTTTGCAATTCAGCCAATGAGGTTTCGGCATTGTTGGAGGCTAGCAGAGCTCATTATGCATCAACCAACAATGAACTCACAC CCTTGAAAATGTTGAACCCAATAGCTTTATTCCGCTCAGCTTCATCTCGTTCGTCCTCATcaagatttttagttaattcTTCTAGTTCTAGAGACGAAGGAGATGAAAGCAGTAGTGACTATTCGGAGGAATCTTGCTTGTGTTCAGGTAGTCACCAATCAACATTGGACAGATTATATGCTTGGGAGAAGAAACTCTATGACGAAGTCAAG TCTGGCGAAAAGGTTCGAATTGCTTATGACAAGAAATGTATGCAACTCAGGAACCAAGACATCAGAGGAGACGACCCCACTGCAGTTGATAAAACAAGGGTAGCCATCAGAGATCTGCATACCCAAATAAAGGTTTCGATGCACTCAGTTGAAGCTATTTCGAAGAGGATCGAAGCTCTAAGGGATGAAGAATTGCAGCCTCAACTTCTTGAATTAGCACAAGT GTTGGCAAGGATGTGGAAAGTAATGGCAGAATGTCATCAGTCACAGAAGCGGACATTAGACGAAGCCAAGCTATTACTAGCAGGAATGCCTTCAAAAATATATGCGAAAAAACACTATTACATGTCATTAACTGAGCCTCACAGGCTGGCCCGTTCAGCTGCCAATCTTGAGACAGAACTCAGGAATTGGCAAGTCTGTTTTGAGTCATGGATCACTTCTCAACGATCCTATGTGCATGCTCTAACTGGCTGGATACTCCGGTGTGTCCGGTCTGATCCTGACACTTCAAAAGCACCTTTCTCTCCTAGCCGGTCCAGCGGAACCCTTCCAATATTTGGACTTTGCATCCAATGGTTGAAAATCTTCAATGAGATTCTAGAAACACCAGTGCTTGATGGACTTGACTTTTTTGCAGCTGGGATGGGGTCTCTCTATGCTCAGCAGCAAAGGGAGGATTCTCGTCGTACACCATTTGGATCAAAGAGAAATGGTTTGGAGGAATTTGAAGGGAATATGAAAATGGTGGAGGTTGGTCaggttgaagaagaaggaaTGACAGCCGAGAAAATGGCTGAAGTTGCAATAAGGGTGCTTTGTGCTGGAATGTCAGCTGCTATGACCTCACTGACAGAATTCTCAATCACTTCTGCTGAGAGATACGAAGAACTCGTTAAGCAATGGGAAAATACCAAGAGGCTACACAGTTCGAGTGGCACTGAAATGTAA
- the LOC121262829 gene encoding putative inactive cadmium/zinc-transporting ATPase HMA3 produces the protein MASLEKNMTDQKRLQKSYFEVLGLCCSSEVPLIENILKPLEGVMEVSVIVPSRTVIVVHDNLLISQLQIVKALNQARLEANVRVYGEENYKKKWPSPYAVASGSLLLLSLFKYVYQPLQWLAVGAVAVGIFPILLKGVVAIRNLRLDINILVLIAVTGTLAMEDYLEAATIVFLFTIAEWLESRASHKANAVMSSLMSLAPQKAVIAETGEEVDADEVKLNTVLAVKAGEVIPIDGIVVEGQCEVDEKALTGESFPVFKQQDSTVWAGTININGYISVKTSALAEECAVAKMAKLVEEAQNSKSRTQRIIDKCAKFYTPAVLIISTCFAVVPTALEVKDRNHWFHLALVVLVSACPCALILSTPVATFCALTKAATSGLLIKGGDHLETLAKMKIVAFDKTGTITRGEFVVTDFQSLRDDISLNTLLYWVSSIESKSSHPMANALVDHARSLAILPLPENVVEFQNFPGEGIHGKIDGDDIYIGNKKIALKAGCGTAALEGGRMNEGKTIGYVYSGATLAGTFCLSDACRSGVSETIRELNLLGIKTAMLTGDRLAAAMHVQEQLDHPLEIVHAELLPEDKARIIRELKEGGPTAMIGDGVNDAPALATADIGISMGISGSALATETGQVILMSNDTRKIPEAIQLARQAHRKVIVNIFLSIATKSAILALAFAGHPLVWAAVLADVGTCLLVILNSMLLLRGTQKPRSGTSSKCYRAQHTHKHGGNASNDNSSHHHDHHQQDTNNHCCTDTKAKMVSQAQNLPSKMCAAKCQSRPLNSNSCGNKKQMDLNSQNIDGCQTSEAFTLEEKHCDHGSNNTAIHCLDSQKMHNEGSSRPHNLGSCTEDKCSNSMEGKMIL, from the exons ATGGCTTCCCTGGAAAAAAACATGACAGATCAGAAAAGGCTGCAGAAAAGCTACTTTGAGGTGTTGGGTCTGTGCTGCTCGTCGGAGGTGCCTTTAATTGAGAACATACTCAAGCCTCTTGAAGGTGTCATGGAGGTATCGGTCATCGTGCCATCAAGAACAGTCATCGTGGTTCATGACAATCTCCTCATTTCCCAGCTTCAAATTG ttaaAGCTCTAAACCAAGCAAGGCTGGAAGCAAACGTCAGGGTATATGGGGAGGAgaattacaagaaaaaatggCCAAGTCCATATGCAGTGGCCAGTGGTTCATTGCTTCTgttatcattattcaaatatgtttaTCAACCACTCCAATGGCTGGCTGTTGGAGCTGTGGCTGTTGGCATATTTCCAATTCTGTTGAAAGGGGTGGTGGCCATCCGCAATCTTAGGCTTGACATCAACATTCTTGTTTTGATCGCAG TGACAGGGACACTTGCTATGGAAGATTATTTGGAAGCCGCCACTATTGTCTTTCTTTTTACCATCGCAGAATGGCTCGAGTCAAGGGCAAGCCACAAG GCGAATGCAGTAATGTCGTCCTTGATGAGCCTAGCCCCTCAGAAGGCAGTTATAGCTGAAACTGGAGAAGAGGTGGACGCTGATGAGGTGAAGTTGAACACTGTTCTCGCGGTTAAGGCCGGTGAAGTTATTCCCATTGATGGAATTGTTGTTGAAGGCCAATGCGAAGTCGATGAAAAAGCTCTAACTGGAGAGTCATTCCCTGTTTTCAAACAACAGGACTCTACAGTCTGGGCTGGTACCATCAATATAAATG GTTATATTAGCGTCAAAACGTCTGCTCTAGCTGAAGAATGTGCGGTGGCCAAAATGGCAAAGCTTGTAGAAGAGGCTCAGAATAGTAAATCCAGAACTCAGAGAATCATTGACAAATGTGCCAAGTTTTATACCCCAG CGGTTCTGATCATATCAACATGTTTTGCGGTTGTACCAACTGCATTAGAAGTAAAAGATCGTAACCATTGGTTTCATTTAGCATTGGTTGTTCTCGTAAGTGCCTGTCCATGCGCACTTATCCTGTCTACACCAGTTGCAACTTTCTGTGCGCTTACCAAGGCTGCAACCTCTGGTCTTCTAATCAAAGGGGGTGACCATCTTGAAACTCTTGCCAAAATGAAGATAGTGGCATTTGACAAAACTGGCACAATAACAAGAGGAGAATTTGTGGTGACTGACTTTCAGTCTCTTCGTGATGATATTAGCTTGAACACATTGCTTTACTG GGTTTCGAGTATTGAGAGCAAGTCCAGTCATCCAATGGCAAATGCACTCGTTGACCATGCAAGGTCACTGGCGATTCTGCCACTGCCTGAAAATGTGGTtgagtttcaaaattttcccgGAGAAGGCATCCACGGAAAAATTGATGGGGATGATATTTACAttggaaacaaaaaaatagcTCTGAAAGCTGGGTGTGGAACAGCAG CCCTTGAAGGTGGCCGTATGAACGAAGGAAAGACGATTGGGTACGTATACTCTGGCGCGACCCTAGCTGGAACTTTTTGCCTCTCCGATGCTTGTCGATCTGGGGTGTCAGAGACAATAAGGGAGCTGAATTTGTTGGGCATTAAAACTGCTATGCTTACAGGAGACAGGCTTGCAGCAGCCATGCATGTACAAGAACAG CTGGATCATCCTCTAGAAATAGTTCATGCAGAACTTCTACCTGAAGATAAGGCAAGAATAATCAGAGAACTTAAAGAAGGCGGCCCAACAGCAATGATTGGAGATGGTGTTAATGACGCCCCTGCATTGGCCACAGCTGATATCGGTATCTCAATGGGGATTTCAGGATCAGCTCTAGCAACTGAAACTGGGCAAGTGATTCTTATGTCGAACGACACTAGAAAGATACCGGAAGCCATTCAATTGGCAAGACAAGCTCACAGGAAAGTCATTGTGAACATTTTTTTGTCAATCGCTACGAAGTCCGCCATCCTTGCTTTGGCCTTCGCTGGCCATCCACTTGTTTGGGCTGCAGTTCTTGCCGATGTTGGGACATGTTTGCTAGTCATCCTCAATAGTATGCTGCTTTTGCGAGGTACCCAGAAACCCAGATCAGGGACATCAAGCAAATGTTACCGTGCACAGCATACGCACAAACATGGAGGCAATGCCAGTAATGACAACTCTTCTCATCATCATGACCATCATCAACAAGATACCAACAACCATTGCTGCACTGACACCAAAGCTAAAATGGTTTCTCAGGCTCAAAATCTTCCTTCCAAGATGTGTGCTGCGAAGTGTCAGTCTCGCCCTTTAAACTCAAATTCATGTGGAAATAAGAAGCAAATGGATTTAAACAGCCAGAATATTGATGGATGTCAAACCAGTGAGGCCTTTACTCTCGAGGAAAAACACTGCGATCATGGAAGCAATAATACGGCCATTCATTGTTTGGACTCTCAGAAAATGCACAACGAAGGTAGTTCTCGCCCTCACAACTTGGGATCATGTACAGAAGATAAATGCTCAAATTCGATGGAAGGAAAGATGATTCTGTAG